The proteins below come from a single Pieris brassicae chromosome 1, ilPieBrab1.1, whole genome shotgun sequence genomic window:
- the LOC123716071 gene encoding xanthine dehydrogenase-like → MRSKIIYNVVLPPLSKNNHIVTFKVMKRAQNSQAIINAGFCYKLDNTNRVVSSRIIYSGLRTGYSRACKTEMCLQGKNLFDNNTLQTAIQVLVKELIIEEMPYNSVEYRRRLAVGLFYKGLLSLCPPSILNSRYKSGAVKLHQSRGVSSGKQVYTTDSSVWPINEPINKVEGLIQCAGEAPYAEDLISLPNEVYAAFVLSTVGRGQIDQIDATEALNTKGVIAFYTAKDIPGANSFTNGVTETTTDEVLLSDGEINFYNQPIGIIVAESNVIAQRAAKLVNVKYSSSKIPIVDVKVAKTLTENVSLVKTINASKEGNDIVTVIRGNNTIYGQYHFCYENVVCVSWLTEEGISVRSSTQCSDSDQAAAARCLNIDQNRIDVDVRRCGGAFGLKITRGLQVSSACTLVTYKLNRPCRFILPLQTTMRIVGKRFPSSVDYEVGLNSEGVIQYMDYTIYEDNGYLVNETIVALTYDVYYNCYQQDRFNFKACNVVTDTASNTYCRSPGTLEAITATETILERISYELNIDPVTVRLSNLDPKFKNILCEMVDNLKKDASYNERKKQVEDYNSKNRWKKRGLRFIFMKWKSTPSYYSDVNVSVLRGDGTVIITHGGVEIGQGINTKAIQVCAYYFGISVDKIKVKTNNTTFNPNTMATIGSTTSQAICIGVQRACENLLEKLKPLRIELNNPKWESLIQEAFKRGIDLQSHGFVTTKDLRYFDVYGITLAEVEIDVLTGEWSILRVDLLEDVGRSVNPLVDIGQIEGAFVMGLGYFTTEELIYDKTGELLTDRTWSYKIPQALDIPIDFRVYFKPKPYNDDLVLGAKAVGEPATVMALSVPFAMREAIVSARNEAGIPSNEWFQIDGPYTTEKICVAAATDIKDFKFY, encoded by the exons atgaggagcaagataatatataatgtcgTTTTACCACCGCTAAGTAAAAACAATCACATTGTAACTTTCAAGGTGATGAAAAGAGCTCAAAATTCACAAGCTATAATTAACGCTGGTTTTTGTTATAAGCTAGATAATACGAACCGAGTAGTATCATCCCGAATAATATACTCAGGATTACGAACAGGATACTCTAGAGCCTGTAAAACTGAAATGTGTTTACAAGGCAAGAATTTGTTCGACAATAACACTTTACAAACGGCAATACAGGTATTAGTAAAAGAACTTATCATTGAAGAAATGCCCTACAACTCGGTTGAATACAGAAGGAGACTGGCCGTTGGACTTTTTTACAAG GGCTTATTATCTCTGTGTCCACCAAGTATCCTGAACTCCAGATATAAATCCGGTGCAGTAAAGCTACATCAGTCGCGAGGAGTATCGAGTGGAAAGCAAGTCTACACCACTGACAGTAGCGTATGGCCAATCAATGAACCTATTAACAAAGTGGAAGGATTG ATTCAATGCGCAGGAGAAGCTCCCTATGCAGAGGACCTAATTTCATTGCCGAATGAAGTTTATGCAGCATTTGTACTGAGTACTGTAGGCCGAGGACAAATAGATCAAATAGATGCAACTGAGGCTTTA aatACCAAGGGTGTCATCGCGTTTTATACAGCCAAAGATATTCCTGGTGCAAATTCCTTTACTAACGGTGTAACTGAAACAACCACAGATGAAGTATTACTAAGTGATGgcgaaattaatttttataaccagCCTATAGGAATAATTGTCGCAGAAAGTAATGTAATAGCTCAAAGAGCGGCAAAATTGGTAAACGTTAAATATAGTTCCTCAAAAATACCTATTGTAGATGTTAAAGTAGCGAAAACGTTAACAGAAAATGTAAGTCTTGTGAAGACGATAAATGCAAGTAAGGAAGGTAATGACATTGTCACTGTTATACGAGGCAATAACACTATTTATGGACAGTATCATTTCTGTTATGAAAACGTAGTTTGTGTATCATGGCTGACAGAAGAAGGAATATCGGTTCGTTCATCTACTCAATGCTCTGACTCAGATCAAGCAGCAGCAGCGCGATGCTTAAACATTGATCAGAATag gaTTGACGTCGACGTTCGCCGTTGTGGTGGAGCGTTTGGCCTTAAGATCACTCGCGGCCTTCAAGTTTCATCAGCATGTACTCTAGTTACCTACAAGTTAAACCGCCCATgtcgatttattttaccaTTACAAACAACAATGAGGATCGTTGGGAAAAGGTTTCCATCCTCTGTTGACTATGAG GTTGGCCTAAACAGTGAAGGTGTTATACAGTACATGGACTATACTATTTATGAGGATAACGGTTACTTAGTAAATGAAACAATAGTAGCACTTACTTACGACGtctattataattgttaccaGCAAGATAGATTTAACTTTAAGGCTTGTAATGTTGTAACCGATACAGCTTCTAATACTTATTGCAGATCTCCAG GTACACTTGAGGCAATTACAGCAACTGAAACGATTCTTGAAAGGATTtcttatgaattaaatattgaccCTGTAACTGTACGTTTGTCtaacttagacccaaaatttaaaaacatactatGTGAAATGGTAGATAATCTCAAAAAAGATGCAAGTTACAATGAGAGAAAGAAGCAGGTTGAAGATTACAATAGCAAAAATCGCTGGAAAAAACGTGGTttgagatttatatttatgaaatggaAATCTACACCTTCATATTATTCTGACGTAAATGTTTCTGTTTTACGTGGTGATGGAACTGTAATAATAACGCACGGCGGTGTTGAAATAGGTCAAGGAATAAATACTAAGGCAATTCAAGTATGTGCATATTACTTTGGTATTTCTGTAGACAAAATAAAAGTGAAAACCAATAACACCACATTTAATCCTAATACGATGGCTACAATCGGAAGCACAACTTCGCAAGCAATTTGTATTGGAGTTCAAAGAGCCTGTGAAAATCTTCTTGAAAAATTGAAGCCCTTAAGAATAGAACTTAACAATCCAAAATGGGAATCTTTAATACAAGAAGCATTTAAAAGAGGCATTGATTTGCAAAGTCATGGTTTCGTTACCACCAAAGATCTTCGCTACTTTGACGTTTACGGTATTACCTTGGCTGAAGTCGAAATTGACGTCCTAACAGGAGAGTGGAGTATACTTAGAGTAGACCTTTTAGAAGACGTTGGTAGAAGTGTCAATCCACTTGTTGACATTGGTCAA ATAGAAGGTGCTTTCGTTATGGGTCTGGGATATTTTACCACGGAGGAGTTAATTTATGACAAGACAGGAGAACTCCTGACTGACCGAACCTGGTCTTACAAGATTCCTCAAGCATTAGACATTCCTATAGATTTTCGTGTTTATTTTAAGCCAAAACCTTACAATGACGATCTAGTACTCGGTGCTAAAG CTGTTGGTGAACCGGCAACTGTGATGGCTTTATCAGTACCATTTGCGATGCGAGAAGCTATTGTATCCGCTAGAAACGAAGCTGGCATACCGTCTAATGAATGGTTTCAAATAG ATGGTCCTTACACaacagaaaaaatatgtgtagcAGCAGCTACAGACATCAAGGACttcaaattctattaa